One genomic segment of Trichococcus shcherbakoviae includes these proteins:
- a CDS encoding ABC-F family ATP-binding cassette domain-containing protein, protein MITVSNVSLQFSDRKLFDNVNLKFTPGNCYGVIGANGAGKSTFLKILSGVIQPTTGDIILDPNERLAVLNQNHYGFEDHQVLDTVIMGHKRLYAIMDEKNAIYAKTDFTEEDGIRAGELEGEFAELDGWEAESDAASLLQGLGIGEDLHYKQMSDLLEPQKVKVLLAQALFGKPDVLLLDEPTNGLDKESIEWLSEFLINFPNTVIVVSHDRHFLNTVCTHMCDVDFGKIKLYVGNYDFWMQSSQLAAKLAADSNSKKEEQIKELQDFIARFSANASKSKQATSRKKTLDKITLDDIQPSSRKYPFVGFTPEREIGNDLLIVSNLSKTIDGVKILDNISFALNKNDKVAFASRKDIATSTLFKILMGEMEADGGTFKWGVTTSQSYLPKDHTNEFPVADITILEWLRQFAGKEEDDNTFLRSFLGRMLFSGEDVMKKVSVLSGGEKVRIILSKMMLSKANVLVLDDPTNHLDLESITALNDGMIAFKGALLFTSHDYEFINTTANRIIEVTPNGVVDRMETTYEDFLADKDVQARINALYKEQA, encoded by the coding sequence ATGATTACCGTATCAAATGTCAGCCTACAATTTTCCGATCGCAAGTTGTTTGACAATGTCAACCTAAAGTTCACCCCTGGTAACTGCTATGGCGTCATCGGTGCCAACGGAGCTGGAAAATCTACTTTCTTGAAGATTTTATCAGGCGTCATCCAGCCCACAACCGGCGACATCATTTTAGATCCAAATGAACGTTTAGCTGTACTGAACCAGAATCACTATGGTTTCGAAGACCATCAAGTATTGGACACTGTCATCATGGGTCACAAACGTCTTTATGCCATCATGGATGAAAAAAATGCCATTTATGCAAAAACTGATTTCACAGAAGAAGACGGCATCAGAGCCGGCGAACTTGAAGGCGAATTTGCTGAATTGGATGGATGGGAAGCCGAATCCGATGCTGCAAGTCTCTTGCAAGGTTTAGGAATCGGTGAAGACTTGCACTACAAGCAGATGAGTGACTTGCTGGAGCCGCAAAAAGTAAAAGTTTTGCTGGCGCAAGCATTATTCGGCAAACCTGACGTATTGCTATTGGACGAGCCTACAAACGGTTTGGACAAAGAATCCATCGAATGGTTATCCGAGTTCCTGATCAACTTCCCGAACACCGTTATCGTTGTTTCCCATGACCGTCACTTCCTGAACACGGTTTGTACGCACATGTGTGACGTCGACTTCGGAAAGATCAAACTTTATGTCGGAAACTATGACTTCTGGATGCAATCCAGTCAATTGGCCGCTAAATTGGCTGCTGATTCCAATTCGAAAAAAGAAGAGCAGATCAAGGAATTGCAGGACTTCATCGCGCGATTCAGTGCAAATGCATCGAAATCCAAACAAGCGACTTCACGTAAAAAGACCTTGGACAAAATCACATTGGATGATATTCAACCATCCTCCCGTAAATATCCTTTCGTCGGCTTCACTCCGGAACGCGAAATCGGTAATGACTTATTGATTGTTTCGAACCTTTCCAAAACAATCGATGGCGTCAAAATTTTGGACAACATCAGCTTTGCGTTGAACAAAAACGATAAAGTCGCTTTCGCCAGCCGCAAAGATATCGCTACTTCCACCCTCTTCAAAATTTTGATGGGTGAAATGGAAGCTGACGGTGGTACCTTCAAATGGGGCGTTACAACTTCACAAAGCTACTTGCCGAAGGACCACACGAATGAATTCCCGGTTGCCGACATCACCATTTTGGAATGGTTGCGCCAATTCGCAGGCAAAGAAGAGGACGACAATACCTTCTTGCGCAGCTTTTTGGGCCGCATGCTGTTCTCAGGTGAAGACGTCATGAAGAAAGTTTCTGTCCTATCCGGGGGAGAGAAAGTACGTATCATCCTTTCGAAAATGATGCTTTCCAAAGCAAACGTCTTGGTATTGGATGATCCGACGAACCACTTGGATCTTGAATCCATCACTGCATTAAATGACGGCATGATCGCCTTCAAAGGCGCGTTATTATTCACTTCACACGATTACGAGTTCATCAACACTACTGCGAACCGTATCATCGAAGTGACTCCAAACGGCGTTGTGGACAGAATGGAAACAACTTACGAAGACTTCTTGGCAGATAAAGACGTTCAAGCAAGAATCAACGCACTTTATAAAGAACAAGCATAA
- a CDS encoding acyl-[acyl-carrier-protein] thioesterase yields the protein MSGLIYRSTHRIKGYECDITGEITLPSLVNLMMDLSGQQSDSLGNTNDQMSERGLSWIIVQYDMQIERMPHRGEEIILETEAMSYNRFFTYRRFRAYDESERLCAEVMTNFVMMDIETRKMVQIQKDLLTVYQADEIRTMVRMQKPIQLEPENRKEQDFRVRYLDIDYNRHVNNAKYFDWIINTIDPKFIMDHQMTAVTIKYEKEVEYGNSITSVMSTKEVENGEIITAHRIMNGEDLACEAHMIWKKV from the coding sequence TTGAGCGGATTAATCTATCGCAGCACCCATCGCATCAAAGGCTATGAATGTGACATAACCGGTGAGATCACTTTGCCATCGCTCGTCAACCTGATGATGGACTTGTCGGGCCAACAAAGCGATTCACTCGGGAACACGAATGATCAGATGTCCGAAAGAGGACTCAGTTGGATCATCGTGCAGTACGATATGCAAATTGAACGCATGCCGCACCGAGGCGAAGAAATCATCCTGGAAACGGAAGCGATGAGCTATAACCGTTTCTTCACCTATCGCCGCTTCCGGGCTTATGATGAAAGTGAACGACTGTGTGCGGAAGTGATGACGAACTTCGTCATGATGGACATCGAGACCCGTAAAATGGTCCAGATCCAAAAAGACCTGCTGACCGTCTATCAGGCTGATGAAATCCGGACGATGGTGCGCATGCAGAAGCCGATTCAACTGGAGCCGGAAAACCGCAAGGAACAGGATTTTCGCGTCAGATACTTGGATATCGACTACAATCGCCATGTCAACAACGCCAAATATTTCGACTGGATCATCAACACGATCGACCCGAAATTCATCATGGATCACCAGATGACTGCCGTTACCATCAAGTACGAGAAAGAAGTCGAATACGGCAACAGCATCACCAGCGTCATGTCGACGAAAGAAGTGGAGAACGGCGAAATCATCACCGCGCATCGCATCATGAACGGCGAAGACTTGGCCTGCGAAGCCCATATGATCTGGAAAAAAGTATAA
- a CDS encoding ABC transporter permease: MDLQVSPITLMLSFSLVMVGVYISYKEKLGTAKDILYSIARAVVQLIAVGYVLTYLFNVNNTIVTLVMVAVIVFNASWNAHKRSSSIPNSLKISLIAISSSAILTLSILVLSGSVKFIPSQIVPITGMIAGNAMTTIGLCYRNLNSLFRDQRQQILEKLSLGATPNQASRTILRETIKSGMQPSLDSAKTVGIVSLPGMMSGLMFAGTVPMTAIMYQIMVTFMLVAATSISSYIASFLAYREFYNDRQQLRV, from the coding sequence ATGGATCTACAAGTCAGTCCAATCACGCTCATGTTGAGCTTTTCGTTGGTGATGGTGGGAGTCTACATCTCCTACAAAGAAAAATTAGGCACTGCCAAAGACATTTTGTACAGCATTGCCAGAGCCGTTGTTCAGCTGATTGCGGTCGGGTACGTGTTGACGTATCTGTTCAATGTGAACAACACGATCGTCACTTTGGTGATGGTTGCAGTCATCGTCTTCAATGCGTCATGGAATGCCCACAAACGAAGCAGCAGTATCCCGAATTCCTTGAAGATTTCGCTCATCGCCATCTCTTCTTCAGCGATTTTGACGTTATCAATCTTGGTCCTGTCGGGGTCCGTCAAATTTATTCCTTCACAGATCGTTCCGATCACAGGCATGATAGCCGGGAATGCGATGACGACCATCGGCTTGTGCTACCGCAACCTGAATTCCTTGTTCCGCGATCAGCGCCAGCAGATTCTGGAAAAACTTTCACTGGGAGCGACTCCGAATCAAGCTTCGCGCACCATCTTGAGGGAAACAATCAAATCAGGCATGCAGCCATCCTTGGATTCCGCCAAAACGGTGGGTATCGTCTCCTTGCCGGGCATGATGTCGGGTCTGATGTTTGCCGGTACGGTACCGATGACGGCCATCATGTATCAGATCATGGTGACTTTCATGCTGGTGGCGGCGACAAGCATCTCCTCCTATATCGCATCTTTCTTGGCATACCGTGAATTCTACAATGACAGACAGCAATTGCGCGTCTGA
- a CDS encoding ATP-binding cassette domain-containing protein has translation MALLEMEHLSFVSDGKVILDDITYSLEEGEFLSITGPSGSGKSTLLKIIATILSRTEGEIRYQGKSLDAYEPTEYRKEVSYTFQTPVLFGKTVRDNLAFPYEIRKKEFDEKKAISYLESLGLPKEYLDKEINTLSGGEKQRVALIRNVLFQPKILLLDEVTSALDEANRQIIWKWLQEMREHADMTIIMVSHNEEESSLADKNIHIVAGKIVKGEGN, from the coding sequence ATGGCATTATTGGAAATGGAACATCTGAGTTTTGTGTCGGATGGCAAAGTCATTCTGGACGACATCACCTATTCACTTGAGGAGGGTGAGTTTCTCTCGATAACCGGCCCGTCCGGAAGCGGCAAGAGCACCCTGTTGAAGATCATCGCGACCATCCTTTCTCGTACCGAAGGGGAAATACGCTACCAAGGCAAATCGTTGGATGCGTATGAACCTACCGAATACCGCAAGGAGGTTTCCTATACGTTCCAGACACCTGTTTTGTTCGGAAAAACCGTCCGCGATAATTTGGCTTTTCCTTACGAAATCCGCAAAAAGGAATTTGATGAAAAAAAAGCTATTTCGTATCTGGAGTCGCTGGGGCTGCCGAAGGAATACTTGGATAAAGAAATCAATACCTTGTCAGGCGGGGAAAAACAGCGTGTCGCTTTGATCCGCAACGTCCTGTTTCAACCGAAAATCCTCCTGCTCGATGAAGTGACGAGCGCCTTGGATGAAGCGAATCGCCAAATCATCTGGAAATGGCTCCAGGAAATGCGGGAGCATGCCGATATGACGATCATCATGGTCAGCCATAATGAGGAAGAATCCAGCTTGGCTGATAAGAACATCCATATCGTTGCAGGGAAAATCGTAAAAGGGGAGGGGAACTAA
- a CDS encoding ChbG/HpnK family deacetylase, whose amino-acid sequence MGQVIINADDFGLTNGVNYGIIDSFLYGITTSTTLIANGSAFDHAVELASDHPDLEIGVHLNLTLGKPLLPDSVSISANGRFHTREYVQQHAASLDLDEVYAEWHAQIEKVRKAGIKPTHLDSHHHVHMLEPLNKVILSLAIQHDLPIRDHFEGSHGVLHTDRQFDLGFAAEKPQAELGMSVMEKLDDIMAVLEKADTSVELIVHPGYVDASLERVSSLQKDRAYMAEFLMHSDFADRIREDEAIQLISYAELKE is encoded by the coding sequence ATGGGACAAGTAATCATCAACGCAGACGATTTTGGTCTCACAAATGGCGTGAACTACGGCATCATCGATAGTTTTTTGTACGGCATCACCACCTCGACGACTCTTATTGCAAACGGATCGGCTTTCGACCATGCAGTGGAGTTGGCATCCGATCATCCGGATCTGGAAATCGGGGTCCATCTGAATTTGACGCTAGGCAAGCCTTTACTGCCTGATTCAGTCAGCATCAGTGCCAATGGGCGTTTCCACACCAGGGAATACGTGCAGCAGCATGCGGCTTCGCTGGATTTGGATGAAGTCTATGCGGAGTGGCATGCGCAGATCGAAAAGGTGCGCAAGGCTGGCATCAAACCAACGCATTTGGATTCGCACCACCATGTGCATATGCTGGAGCCGCTCAACAAGGTCATCCTGTCGTTGGCGATCCAGCACGATCTGCCGATTCGGGATCACTTTGAAGGCAGCCATGGGGTGTTGCACACGGACCGCCAATTTGACCTCGGCTTCGCTGCTGAAAAACCGCAGGCCGAATTGGGAATGAGTGTGATGGAAAAATTGGATGACATCATGGCTGTCCTGGAAAAAGCGGATACTTCGGTTGAATTGATCGTCCATCCCGGTTATGTCGATGCAAGTTTGGAACGCGTGAGCAGTCTTCAGAAGGATCGGGCCTACATGGCGGAATTTTTGATGCACTCCGATTTTGCGGATCGGATTCGCGAAGATGAGGCAATCCAGTTGATTTCGTATGCTGAATTGAAGGAATAA
- a CDS encoding SDR family oxidoreductase, which yields MDLGLKNKVALVIASSQGLGKAVAKELVKEGAHVMLTSRSEDKLAEVKEELEALHGGKVAYFPCDITKNEDIQKLVVRTHEVFGKIDILLNNAGGPPSGKFDSFSDEAWQQAFELNLLSYIRIIREVLPDLRKEGGRIVNIASISVKTPLPNLVLSNTFRNGIVGLSKTLADELASDNILVNVVAPGKIETDRLKYLNEANAKARKLSLAEVDKAAIAGIPLGRYGTPEEFAKAVVFLLSDANTYITGSTLYVDGGAVKAI from the coding sequence ATGGATCTGGGGCTTAAGAACAAAGTGGCGTTGGTCATCGCTTCGAGCCAAGGATTGGGCAAGGCGGTGGCGAAGGAACTCGTCAAAGAAGGCGCGCACGTCATGCTCACGAGCAGAAGCGAAGACAAATTGGCTGAGGTGAAAGAAGAACTGGAAGCCTTGCATGGCGGAAAGGTCGCTTATTTCCCTTGCGACATCACCAAAAATGAGGATATTCAGAAACTTGTGGTAAGGACGCATGAAGTGTTCGGGAAAATCGATATCTTGCTGAACAATGCAGGCGGCCCTCCAAGCGGAAAATTCGATTCCTTTTCCGATGAGGCGTGGCAACAGGCGTTCGAATTGAACCTGTTGAGCTATATCCGGATCATCCGCGAAGTGCTGCCTGATCTTCGCAAAGAAGGCGGACGCATCGTCAATATCGCTTCGATTTCGGTGAAGACGCCGTTGCCGAATCTGGTCCTTTCCAATACATTCCGGAATGGTATCGTCGGTTTGAGCAAGACGCTTGCCGATGAATTGGCGTCCGACAACATTCTTGTGAATGTCGTTGCGCCGGGAAAAATCGAAACCGATCGTCTGAAATATCTGAATGAAGCGAACGCCAAAGCGAGAAAATTGTCATTGGCGGAAGTCGACAAAGCTGCAATTGCAGGCATTCCTTTGGGACGCTACGGTACACCGGAAGAATTCGCGAAAGCCGTCGTTTTCCTTCTTTCCGATGCAAACACCTACATTACCGGTAGCACACTTTATGTGGATGGTGGGGCAGTCAAAGCGATTTGA
- a CDS encoding exonuclease SbcCD subunit D, whose amino-acid sequence MRILHTADWHLGKIVNDFSMLDDQRHYLMDLIETLKEKNIDAIIMAGDLYDRALPPKEAVALANRTLTRMVKELGVPVFVIAGNHDSNERIEYAADLLAESRLYIEGTMKEVIRKVPFQGTNFYLLPFADHVFVRETLKDDSIKNMEDAVRAQLATVKATMNPDEVNILIAHGYVIQSGNDTSEPSDSERPLSIGTSEYVDVSLFEDFDYVALGHLHKAQKVKNDKVRYSGSILKYSKSETPHQKQTSIVTIEKGKLEIEPLRINPLRDMRTIRSTFSELMNGQSDDYLFFELEDTEYVLDAMNQLRRRYPHAMGLEYVSRRETESVALQHNREDLQQLSYPDLFKDFYEQYRAIELDESGQKIVADVFAALERKD is encoded by the coding sequence ATGAGAATACTGCATACAGCTGATTGGCATCTCGGCAAAATCGTCAATGATTTTTCCATGCTGGATGACCAGCGCCACTACTTGATGGACCTGATAGAGACACTCAAAGAAAAAAATATCGATGCAATCATCATGGCCGGGGACCTTTACGACCGCGCGTTGCCTCCGAAAGAAGCGGTTGCCTTGGCCAACCGGACGCTGACCCGGATGGTGAAGGAATTGGGCGTCCCTGTGTTCGTCATCGCCGGCAACCACGACAGTAACGAACGGATCGAATATGCCGCCGATCTGCTGGCCGAGAGTCGCCTTTACATAGAAGGAACGATGAAAGAGGTCATCCGCAAAGTTCCCTTTCAGGGAACCAATTTCTATCTGTTGCCATTTGCGGATCATGTCTTTGTCCGGGAAACGCTTAAGGATGACAGCATCAAAAATATGGAGGATGCCGTGCGTGCGCAGTTGGCGACCGTCAAAGCAACGATGAACCCGGATGAAGTGAACATCCTGATTGCGCATGGCTATGTGATCCAGTCCGGAAACGACACGAGCGAGCCTTCCGATTCCGAACGTCCGCTCAGCATCGGCACTTCCGAATACGTGGATGTGTCGCTGTTCGAAGATTTCGATTATGTCGCATTGGGCCATCTGCACAAGGCCCAGAAAGTCAAAAACGACAAGGTCCGCTACAGCGGCTCGATCCTGAAGTATTCCAAGTCGGAAACCCCGCATCAAAAGCAGACGAGCATCGTAACGATAGAAAAAGGCAAATTGGAAATCGAACCGCTCCGCATCAATCCTTTGCGTGATATGCGAACAATCAGAAGCACGTTTTCCGAGTTGATGAACGGCCAATCCGACGATTACCTGTTTTTTGAACTGGAGGATACGGAATATGTACTGGATGCGATGAATCAATTGCGCCGTCGCTATCCACACGCGATGGGCCTCGAATACGTCAGCCGGAGAGAAACCGAATCGGTGGCCCTGCAGCATAACCGCGAAGATCTCCAACAGTTGTCATACCCGGATCTCTTCAAGGATTTTTATGAGCAATACCGCGCCATCGAATTGGATGAATCCGGTCAAAAAATCGTTGCGGATGTCTTTGCCGCTTTGGAAAGGAAAGATTAG
- a CDS encoding SMC family ATPase, with product MRPLRLEVSAFGPYKEKIVLDFTQFQNQTLFLVSGPTGAGKTTIFDAIAYALYDVASGSSREKDTFKSQFAAEETICYVDLTFEYNGKTYRVRRSPAQTGPGKSGKIINLLADVAFYHDDTVTTKARDANAEIEQLLSLNYEQFKQIVMLPQGEFKKLLESNSNEKEMIFRNIFGTEILKSFQEELKEKAKSLQSQATSAQDSLQTAYSFASGIYDDALQEVLILQDTERIFVRIAELLAALEEERNAKELQLAALRLQSQSTSDTIKLLEDIAQLEARLKVLEEEESSVLGWKRQLERHEQAVKAEEKRLLCVAAVTNKDAKQEQAKQNDDLFDQLNQDSRDKKPAFEAAEVAISLIPDLREQVDAAKEQEKQLVALAKKEKELASCQKACEDATKELQKHAELLQAQKIKQEQCQQKLVTVKRAQKDAAIMQEQLSACRMNVQQSDQLHKRIVQAEKLLAEQLEKGERFLILEKAYVTVDQQFKDETLLYNRNIAGILAEQLVGGEACLVCGSTHHPAPAKKTADTLSDQERELLEKKRNQAYAEYQQATAELSGIRKQLADLFDDFAVQAETFESYKQEQQEKRDAEIASEKAFLLEMKNIQKVLDEEDALFREQSDIEAKLQAIDQNRIALQQTLLLNETLSRDLLAEIDQDKKVLGDKNIATVQKEILQLSEKIDTCTGSYNKLKSELTELEKQLAVCLANRTTYSAQVEEATTALLDAETIYTTALDAAGLEEPFNHLILDKALCLDIQKRIRSHEDDLNVTVTRLRDQRKAAAALDPDQTIASCAEQKVLLDNAIRESEEQKDQLAGDIQMLRKAAQEIAAIYKKQQQIIADYQKYRTLSDIANGTKETDYISFERYVLAIYYEEIIEAANLRFQQMTNNRYLLLRKEDKGKGAGAKGLDLDVFDHYTGQTRSVKTLSGGESFKASLALALGLSDVMQSRSGGIQIDTLFIDEGFGSLDPESLDSAIEALFSLNSSGRLVGIISHVEELKTRIPVHIEIDRTAEGSTAKIIV from the coding sequence ATGAGACCCTTAAGATTAGAAGTGAGTGCCTTCGGGCCATACAAAGAAAAAATCGTATTGGACTTCACACAATTCCAGAACCAAACGCTGTTCCTGGTGAGCGGGCCAACAGGTGCCGGCAAGACCACGATTTTCGACGCCATTGCCTATGCACTTTATGATGTCGCCAGCGGAAGCAGCCGGGAAAAAGACACGTTCAAGTCCCAGTTTGCAGCGGAAGAAACCATCTGCTACGTCGATCTGACGTTCGAATACAACGGGAAGACCTATCGCGTCAGACGCTCCCCTGCCCAGACGGGTCCTGGAAAGAGCGGTAAAATCATCAACCTTCTGGCTGATGTGGCCTTTTACCATGACGACACCGTGACGACGAAAGCGCGCGATGCCAATGCGGAAATAGAACAGCTGCTTTCCTTGAACTACGAGCAATTCAAACAGATCGTAATGTTGCCCCAGGGAGAGTTCAAGAAACTGCTCGAATCGAACAGCAACGAAAAAGAGATGATCTTCCGGAACATTTTTGGGACCGAAATCCTGAAAAGTTTCCAGGAGGAGCTGAAGGAGAAAGCCAAATCCCTGCAAAGCCAAGCGACTTCCGCACAGGACTCGCTTCAGACAGCCTACTCGTTTGCCTCCGGAATATATGACGACGCCTTGCAGGAAGTGCTCATCTTACAGGACACCGAACGCATTTTCGTTCGGATCGCGGAACTGTTGGCGGCCCTCGAAGAAGAACGCAACGCCAAAGAACTGCAGCTCGCGGCTTTGCGTCTACAAAGCCAATCCACTAGCGATACCATCAAATTGCTGGAAGACATCGCACAGCTGGAGGCACGGCTCAAAGTTCTTGAGGAAGAGGAATCATCTGTCCTCGGATGGAAACGGCAGTTGGAACGCCATGAACAAGCCGTCAAAGCCGAGGAAAAAAGATTGCTGTGCGTCGCTGCAGTCACTAACAAGGATGCAAAACAGGAACAAGCCAAACAAAATGACGATCTTTTCGACCAATTGAATCAGGATTCTCGCGATAAAAAGCCGGCGTTCGAAGCTGCTGAAGTTGCGATTTCCCTGATTCCGGACTTGCGTGAACAGGTCGATGCCGCAAAGGAACAGGAAAAACAGCTTGTCGCATTGGCTAAGAAAGAGAAAGAACTGGCTAGTTGCCAAAAAGCGTGCGAAGATGCCACGAAAGAACTGCAGAAACATGCGGAACTCCTGCAAGCGCAAAAAATAAAACAGGAACAATGCCAGCAGAAGCTAGTAACGGTGAAACGAGCCCAAAAGGATGCTGCCATCATGCAAGAGCAATTGAGTGCCTGCAGAATGAACGTGCAGCAATCCGATCAGCTCCACAAAAGGATCGTCCAGGCCGAAAAATTGTTGGCTGAACAACTTGAAAAAGGCGAGCGATTCCTGATTCTCGAAAAAGCATACGTGACTGTCGATCAACAGTTCAAGGATGAAACCCTCCTCTACAACCGCAACATCGCCGGCATCTTAGCCGAACAGTTGGTTGGCGGAGAGGCTTGCCTTGTCTGCGGTTCAACACACCATCCCGCCCCCGCGAAAAAAACGGCGGACACCCTTTCGGATCAGGAACGGGAGTTGCTGGAGAAAAAACGGAATCAGGCCTATGCGGAGTACCAACAAGCAACTGCCGAACTTTCCGGCATCCGAAAACAGCTGGCTGATCTCTTCGATGATTTCGCCGTCCAAGCTGAAACTTTCGAAAGCTACAAACAGGAGCAGCAAGAAAAACGCGATGCGGAGATTGCGTCGGAAAAAGCATTCCTCTTGGAAATGAAAAATATACAGAAGGTGCTTGATGAAGAAGATGCCCTCTTCAGAGAGCAAAGCGACATCGAAGCGAAACTGCAGGCGATCGACCAAAACCGTATTGCCCTTCAGCAAACGCTGCTCTTGAACGAAACCCTTTCCCGGGACCTGTTGGCCGAAATCGACCAGGATAAAAAAGTTTTGGGCGACAAGAACATCGCAACCGTGCAAAAAGAGATACTGCAGCTCAGCGAAAAGATTGATACTTGCACAGGCAGCTACAACAAACTGAAAAGCGAGCTGACGGAACTCGAGAAACAGCTAGCTGTCTGCCTTGCCAACCGGACCACCTACTCAGCTCAGGTAGAGGAAGCCACAACTGCTTTGCTGGATGCTGAGACGATATACACAACGGCACTGGATGCTGCCGGTCTGGAAGAACCTTTCAACCATCTGATTTTGGATAAGGCTCTGTGTCTGGACATCCAGAAACGGATCCGCAGTCATGAAGACGACCTGAATGTCACAGTGACCCGTTTGCGCGATCAAAGGAAAGCCGCAGCCGCATTGGATCCTGATCAGACAATCGCCTCCTGCGCCGAGCAAAAAGTGCTTCTCGACAATGCCATCCGCGAGTCGGAAGAGCAAAAAGACCAGCTCGCAGGCGACATCCAAATGCTCAGAAAAGCGGCCCAAGAAATCGCCGCAATCTACAAAAAGCAGCAGCAGATCATTGCCGATTACCAGAAATACAGGACCTTGTCTGACATCGCCAACGGCACCAAAGAAACCGACTATATTTCCTTCGAGCGCTATGTGCTGGCGATCTACTACGAGGAAATCATCGAAGCCGCCAACCTTCGCTTCCAACAGATGACCAACAACCGTTACCTGTTATTGCGGAAGGAAGACAAGGGAAAAGGTGCCGGAGCCAAAGGTCTGGACCTGGATGTATTCGACCATTACACCGGCCAAACCCGCAGCGTCAAAACGTTATCGGGAGGCGAAAGCTTCAAGGCATCCCTTGCGCTCGCCCTTGGACTCAGCGATGTGATGCAGAGCCGCAGTGGGGGCATCCAGATCGATACGCTGTTCATCGATGAAGGCTTCGGTTCGCTGGACCCCGAATCATTGGATTCCGCAATCGAAGCGTTGTTCTCCCTGAACAGCAGCGGACGTCTGGTCGGCATCATCTCACACGTCGAGGAACTAAAGACGCGGATACCAGTCCACATCGAAATCGACCGCACCGCGGAAGGCAGCACCGCTAAAATTATTGTGTAG
- a CDS encoding universal stress protein, with protein sequence MVQYKNILIPVDGSEASIKAFKQAVHIAERNDAALYLVAILDKKDNADEAAQLQKDKDSLFDEFDRYARANGVAVHKEMRTGSPKEMIAKTLVEEWNCDLIVMGATGKGTIAKLVVGSVTNHVIKHAPCDVLIVRED encoded by the coding sequence ATGGTTCAGTATAAAAACATATTGATCCCAGTGGACGGATCGGAGGCTTCGATCAAGGCGTTCAAACAGGCGGTCCATATCGCTGAAAGGAACGATGCCGCGCTTTATCTTGTTGCGATACTTGATAAAAAAGATAATGCCGATGAAGCTGCACAGCTGCAGAAAGATAAGGACTCTTTATTCGATGAATTTGACAGATACGCGCGGGCAAACGGGGTCGCGGTGCACAAGGAAATGCGCACTGGCAGCCCTAAGGAAATGATTGCGAAGACGCTTGTGGAAGAATGGAATTGTGATTTGATTGTAATGGGTGCGACCGGTAAAGGCACCATCGCAAAATTGGTGGTCGGTTCAGTGACGAATCATGTCATCAAGCATGCACCGTGCGATGTATTAATTGTAAGGGAAGATTGA